Part of the Pseudomonas lijiangensis genome is shown below.
TGGCCAGCGACTACAACGTGCTGATGTTCGCTCGTGTGGTCACTGCACTGTGCCATGGCGCATTCTTCGGGATTGGTTCAGTGGTTGCTGCGGGACTGGTTCCGGCCAACCGCCGCGCTTCTGCAGTGGCCCTGATGTTTACCGGCCTGACCCTGGCCAACGTGCTGGGCGTGCCACTGGGTACTGCGCTGGGTCAGTACGCCGGCTGGCGTTCGACCTTCTGGGCGGTGACCGTGATCGGCATCATTGCCTTCATCGGCCTGGTGCGCTTCCTGCCGGGTAACCGCGAGGAAGAAAAACTCGATATGCGTGCCGAACTGGCCGCACTCAAGGGCGCCGGTATCTGGCTGTCGTTGAGCATGACCGCGATGTTCTCCGCGTCGGTATTCACACTATTCACTTACGTCGCGCCGTTGCTGGGCGAGGTTACTGGCGTGTCGCCAAACGGCGTGACCTGGACCTTGCTGTTGATCGGCCTGGGCCTGACAGCGGGCAACGTCCTGGGCGGCAAGATGGCTGACCGCAGCATCCCGACCACGCTGATTGGCGTGTTCATCGCCATGGCTGTGATTTCCACCATCCTGAGCTGGAGCAGCGCGGTGCTGATCCCGGCTGAAATCACCCTCTTCCTCTGGGCGGTAGCTGCCTTTGCCGCAGTGCCTGCCTTGCAGATCAATGTCGTGACCTTCGGCAAGGCCGCACCGAATCTGGTGTCGACCCTGAATATCGGCGCCTTCAACGTCGGCAATGCGCTGGGCGCGTGGGTCGGCGGCAGTGTCATCGCTCATGGCCTTGGCCTGACCAGCGTGCCACTGGCCGCAGCCGCGCTGGCCGTGATTGCACTGCTGGTCACCCTGATTACTTTCCGCCAGACCGCCAATCCCG
Proteins encoded:
- a CDS encoding MFS transporter, producing MPFPLLILALSAFAIGTTEFVIMGLLPNVAADLGVSIPGAGWLVTGYALGVAIGAPFMALATAKLPRKAALVTLMGIFIIGNLLCALASDYNVLMFARVVTALCHGAFFGIGSVVAAGLVPANRRASAVALMFTGLTLANVLGVPLGTALGQYAGWRSTFWAVTVIGIIAFIGLVRFLPGNREEEKLDMRAELAALKGAGIWLSLSMTAMFSASVFTLFTYVAPLLGEVTGVSPNGVTWTLLLIGLGLTAGNVLGGKMADRSIPTTLIGVFIAMAVISTILSWSSAVLIPAEITLFLWAVAAFAAVPALQINVVTFGKAAPNLVSTLNIGAFNVGNALGAWVGGSVIAHGLGLTSVPLAAAALAVIALLVTLITFRQTANPDLAPATN